A DNA window from Pseudorasbora parva isolate DD20220531a chromosome 5, ASM2467924v1, whole genome shotgun sequence contains the following coding sequences:
- the cldn10c gene encoding claudin-10 isoform X2: MHYRTVLMYTEIGCFVACVCGWILVCSTMPTEYWTYSEVDSLVLTSSHYFSNLWKDCLSDSTGVTDCKEFPTLLALQTYIHLCRSFAITSITLGFFGSVLALVGMKCTKLGGSEAVNARVTFAAGITYLISGLCGMFAYSWYGRKVISEFMDPNYKARNSKTQGPSDPSPSPEPKQKPLYTPLSSPDPGRAKQKTSRPSKDAYV; the protein is encoded by the exons ATGCATTACAGAACGGTGCTGATGTACACTGAAATAGGCTGCTTTGTGGCGTGTGTCTGCGGCTGGATATTGGTCTGTTCGACTATGCCAACGGAATACTGGACTTACTCTGAAGTGGACAGTTTAGTCCTCACATCTTCCCACTATTTCTCCAACCTCTGGAAAGACTGCCTCTCCGACTCCACCGGTGTGACCGACTGCAAAGAGTTTCCCACGCTGCTGGCTCTGCAGA CGTACATTCATCTGTGCCGATCTTTCGCCATCACATCCATAACTCTGGGATTCTTCGGATCTGTTCTGGCTTTGGTGGGGATGAAGTGCACAAAGCTCGGCGGCTCTGAAGCGGTCAATGCAAGAGTAACCTTTGCTGCAGGGATCACCTACCTTATCTCAG GTCTCTGCGGCATGTTCGCTTACAGCTGGTATGGACGCAAGGTGATTTCTGAGTTCATGGATCCCAACTACAAGGCCAGAAA CTCAAAGACTCAGGGTCCGTCTGATCCCAGTCCTTCCCCGGAGCCGAAGCAGAAGCCGCTGTACACTCCTCTTTCATCGCCCGATCCAGGCAGAGCCAAGCAGAAGACCAGCAGACCTTCTAAAGATGCTTACGTCTGA
- the cldn10c gene encoding claudin-10 isoform X1: protein MHYRTVLMYTEIGCFVACVCGWILVCSTMPTEYWTYSEVDSLVLTSSHYFSNLWKDCLSDSTGVTDCKEFPTLLALQTYIHLCRSFAITSITLGFFGSVLALVGMKCTKLGGSEAVNARVTFAAGITYLISGLCGMFAYSWYGRKVISEFMDPNYKARKFELGSALFVGWGGSALLLVGGLVYSIITGKQACQSSSKTQGPSDPSPSPEPKQKPLYTPLSSPDPGRAKQKTSRPSKDAYV from the exons ATGCATTACAGAACGGTGCTGATGTACACTGAAATAGGCTGCTTTGTGGCGTGTGTCTGCGGCTGGATATTGGTCTGTTCGACTATGCCAACGGAATACTGGACTTACTCTGAAGTGGACAGTTTAGTCCTCACATCTTCCCACTATTTCTCCAACCTCTGGAAAGACTGCCTCTCCGACTCCACCGGTGTGACCGACTGCAAAGAGTTTCCCACGCTGCTGGCTCTGCAGA CGTACATTCATCTGTGCCGATCTTTCGCCATCACATCCATAACTCTGGGATTCTTCGGATCTGTTCTGGCTTTGGTGGGGATGAAGTGCACAAAGCTCGGCGGCTCTGAAGCGGTCAATGCAAGAGTAACCTTTGCTGCAGGGATCACCTACCTTATCTCAG GTCTCTGCGGCATGTTCGCTTACAGCTGGTATGGACGCAAGGTGATTTCTGAGTTCATGGATCCCAACTACAAGGCCAGAAA GTTTGAGCTGGGATCGGCACTGTTTGTGGGATGGGGCGGCTCGGCGCTCCTGCTGGTCGGAGGACTCGTTTACAGCATCATTACTGGGAAACAGGCCTGCCAGTCCAG CTCAAAGACTCAGGGTCCGTCTGATCCCAGTCCTTCCCCGGAGCCGAAGCAGAAGCCGCTGTACACTCCTCTTTCATCGCCCGATCCAGGCAGAGCCAAGCAGAAGACCAGCAGACCTTCTAAAGATGCTTACGTCTGA